In Nitratiruptor sp. YY09-18, a single window of DNA contains:
- the ispG gene encoding flavodoxin-dependent (E)-4-hydroxy-3-methylbut-2-enyl-diphosphate synthase, translated as MMERYPTKKIYVGDVAIGGDAPISVQSMTYSRTANIEATVEQINRLHFAGADIVRVAVPEMEDALALAEIKERTSLPLVADIHFNYKLALVAAEVVDCIRINPGNIGSKERIKEVVKACKERGISIRIGVNAGSLEKDIEAKYGATAEAMVQSALYHIKLLEDLDFTDIKVSMKASDVGRTVEAYRKLRPLVPYPFHLGVTEAGTIFHATIKSAIGIGSLLLDGIGDTIRVSITGELEKEIEVGRAIIKDAGRAKEGLNIISCPTCGRIEADLVKAVAEVEEKTKHIKKPLNVSVMGCVVNAIGEAKHADVAIAYGKGSGLVMVKGEVVAKLPEEQLVEKFLQEVEKLARE; from the coding sequence ATGATGGAGCGCTATCCAACAAAGAAGATCTATGTAGGTGATGTGGCTATTGGAGGGGATGCGCCAATCTCAGTGCAATCGATGACATATAGCCGCACTGCAAATATTGAAGCTACAGTTGAACAGATCAATAGGCTCCATTTTGCAGGTGCTGATATTGTGAGAGTTGCAGTGCCAGAGATGGAAGATGCTCTCGCTCTGGCTGAGATTAAAGAGAGAACTTCTTTGCCACTCGTTGCAGATATCCACTTCAACTACAAGCTTGCACTCGTAGCTGCTGAAGTAGTAGACTGTATACGTATCAATCCAGGAAATATTGGCAGCAAAGAGCGTATCAAAGAGGTGGTAAAAGCTTGTAAAGAGCGGGGAATCTCTATCCGCATAGGTGTCAATGCAGGAAGTTTAGAAAAAGATATAGAAGCAAAATATGGTGCAACAGCCGAAGCGATGGTGCAAAGTGCGCTTTATCATATCAAGCTTTTAGAGGACCTCGATTTTACAGATATCAAAGTAAGTATGAAAGCAAGTGATGTGGGACGTACTGTAGAGGCTTATCGTAAACTTCGTCCCCTTGTACCGTATCCATTTCATTTGGGTGTTACAGAAGCTGGAACAATTTTTCATGCAACTATTAAAAGTGCAATAGGTATCGGCTCACTACTTCTTGATGGTATAGGCGATACCATCCGCGTCTCTATCACAGGAGAGCTTGAAAAAGAGATAGAGGTAGGACGAGCTATTATAAAAGATGCCGGAAGGGCAAAAGAGGGGCTTAATATCATAAGCTGCCCTACATGTGGCAGGATTGAAGCAGATCTTGTCAAGGCTGTTGCAGAGGTTGAAGAGAAAACGAAGCATATTAAAAAACCTCTCAATGTCTCAGTTATGGGATGTGTTGTTAATGCTATTGGTGAAGCCAAGCATGCTGATGTTGCTATTGCATATGGCAAAGGGAGCGGGTTGGTTATGGTAAAAGGTGAAGTAGTAGCAAAGCTACCAGAAGAGCAACTTGTAGAGAAATTTTTACAAGAAGTAGAAAAATTAGCAAGAGAGTAA